The genomic interval AGCCAGCAGGCGCTGCGGGTGATCGCGCGCTTCTTCCGCACGCATCTGGCGTTGCCGCCCGCGCCTGCTGCGACGCCCTGATCTCGGGGGCGCGCCCGGCGACGCGGCGACCGCCGCCCTACGCCAAGACTGGCCGTCGCTGTGCCGGAGTGGCACAGTGGCGCCTGGCGCCGAGCGCGACGGCGTCACCACGCTGCGCTCGGCACCGCCGCTTTCGTTTCCACGCAGGTCCCCGCCATGAAAACCCGTTCCAGATCCGAGACCGACGACGACCAGCCGCGGCTGGCGGTGCTGATCGATGCCGACAACGCGCAGCCGTCGGTGATCGAAGGCTTGCTGGCCGAGGTGGCCAAGTACGGCGTGGCCAGCGTCAAGCGCATCTACGGCGACTTCACCAGCACGCGCATGACCCAGTGGAAGCAGGCGCTGCTGAAGCACTCGATCAGCCCGGTGCAGCAGTTCGCCTACACCAGCGGCAAGAACGCCACCGACAGCTCGCTGATCATCGACGCGATGGACCTGCTGTACACCGGCCGCTTCGACGGCTTCTGCCTGGTCTCCAGCGACAGCGATTTCACCCGCCTGGCGCAGCGCCTGCGCGAGGAAGGGCCGACCGTGTACGGCTTCGGCGAGCGCAAGACGCCGGATGCCTTCGTGCAGGCCTGCGACAAGTTCATCTATACCGAAGTGCTGCGCACCGAGGCGGCCAGCGCCGAGCCGTCCAAGCCGGCGGCCGCGGTCGCCAAGCCGGCGCGCAAGGCACGCAAGACGCCACACGCCGCGCAGACGGCCAAGCCCGAGGCGCCGGCCGCCGTGGCCGCGAGCGCGGCGGCGCACGCAGCGCCGGCCGATGCGAAGGCCGCGCCGCTGTCGGCACCGCTGAAACTGCTGCGCCAGGCAATCGAGGAAGCCTCCGACGACCAAGGCTGGGCTGGACTCGGCAGCGTCGGCAGCTACCTCAACAAGGTGCGCCCGGATTTCGATCCGCGCCTGTACGGGCACAAGAAACTCAGCGACCTGCTGCGGCGGCTGTCGGCACAGTTCGAACTCGAGGAGCGCGGCAACGAAGGCGGCGGCAAGCGCATCTTCGTGCGTTCGCGCAGTTGACCGCGATCCGCCCGCGCGCGGCCGCGGCCCGCGCGCAGGCCACACCAAGCGACGAGCGATGAACGAGAAACCCTATGCTCCTTCCTGCGACCGCAATCGCGCGCCGATCCTGCAGGTGCTGCAGCGGCATGTCGCCGAGCGCCGCCATGTGCTGGAGATCGGCAGCGGCACCGGCCAGCATGCGGTGCATTTCGCCGCCGCCTTGCCGCAGCTGACCTGGCAATGCAGCGAGCGCGCCGAGCACCTGCCCGGCATCGCGCAGTGGCTGGACGCGGCGGCGTTGCCGAACACGCCGCCGGCCCTGGTGCTGGACGTGCAGCAGGGGCCATGGCCCACCGCCGGCTACGACGCGGTGTTCACCGCCAACACGCTGCACATCATGGGCTGGTCCGCGGTGCAGGCGTTCTTCGCCGGGGTCGGCACGCTGTTGGCCGACTGCGATGGCGGCACGCTGGTGGTGTACGGGCCGTTCAACTACGGCGGCAGCTTCAGCAGCGACAGCAACCGCGCCTTCGACGCCTGGCTGAAGGCGCGCGACGCGGCGAGCGGGATCCGCGATTTCGAGGCGGTCGCCGCGCTGGCGCAGGCGCAGGGCCTGGTGCTGCAGGAGGACGCGGCGATGCCGGCGAACAATCGCTGCCTGGTGTGGCGGCGCGGCTGAGTTGCGCGTCGCGCGGCTGCGGCGCGTTCGGACCTGCAGCGCGCCGCCTGCGCAGCGGATCCGGCGTCCCGCTGCATCGGGCGCAGACCGTCGTATGCGCGCCGCAAGCGCGTCTGGAAATGGATGCACCGCGACGTGACCTTGCGCCACGGCCTGCCCAGGCGACGTTGCGGCCACGTGAGGACCAGGGCACGCAGCCTCATCGCGCGCTCACTCCGGTGGCACGAGGGATTAACCGGATCTTCGCCACTGTGCGACCACCACGGGCCGATACGCATGGCCGGTGATCCCATATCACTGCGGAGCGTTCCCAATGAGCACCAATAACGAAGCACGCGATCTGAATCGCGATCCCATCTCCGGCACGCCGGGTTCGCATCCGGTCGGCGTCGGCATCGGTGGCACCGCCGGTGGCGTGGCCGCCGGCGCGCTGGCCGGCACCGTGTTCGGGCCGCTCGGCACCCTGATCGGCGCCGCCGTCGGCGTGGTCGCCGGCGCCGCGGCGGGCAAGGGCGTGGCCGAGCGCATCGACCCGACCGGCGAAGCCGAATACTGGCGCGAGGAATACCGCAACCGCGACTACGTAAAGTCCGACTACGACTACGAGCGCGACTACGCCGCGGCCTACGGCCTGGGCCTGCAGGCGCGCGAACAGTATCCGACCCGCAGCTGGGAAGAGAACGAAACCGAGTTGTCGCGCGACTGGGGCACCCGCCGCGGCGAGTCGCGCCTGGAGTGGGAGGATGCGCGCCTGGCGGCACGCGATTCCTGGCAGCGCGCCGACGCCACCTACCGCACCTACGAAGACAGCGACCGCTATTACGCCGAGCGCTTCGACAGCGCGGACTACCGCGACGCCGATGCCGGTTATGACGACTACCGTCCGGCCTACCGCTACGGCGTCCAGGCGCGAAGCCGCTATCAGGACCGCGAATGGGACGACCGCCTGGAAACGGATCTGGAAAGCGGCTGGGAACGCGCCAAGGACCGCTCGCGGCTGACCTGGCAGCAGGCCAAGGCGGCAGTGCGCGAAGCCTTCCATTCGGACCGCTACAACAGCGCCGGTCGCGGCACGCCGACCGATCCGCGGGTCTGAGGCGAGCGCGCACCCCAGCAATACGTCACCAACGCCTTGTAGGAGCGGCTTCAGCCGCGACGGAACCCGTCAGCAAGCACCGAGCTGAAACCGCCCTGCGGAGTGGCAGAGACGATCTGAAAAACGCGCGATCCCGAAGGCCGAGTCTCTCGGCCTTCTTTCGTTGGCGGATCGCCGATCGACATCGACGCTGCTGCGATCGATCGTTTCATCGGTCGCGGTCATGGCGCGGGTGATCACAGGCGCGTCCGTCTGCCTGTCGCGGCTGAAGCCGCTCCTACAAGGGCGAGTTGCCTACGCCCGCGCTCAGGCCGCCTGCACGATATGCAACGCCTTCGGGTTGCGCCAGGTCGCCAGCAGCCGCGCCTCGCGCTGTTTGGCCTCGTGCAGATGCGCTTCCTTGACGTGCCCGTAGCCGCGGATATGTTCCGGCACGCTGGCGATCTCCACCGCCAGCGCCAGATTGTTCGTCGCCAGCCGTTCCAGCAGCTCGCCCACGGTGCGTTCGTAGTCGGCGATCAGCTGGCGCTCGCCGCGACGTTCGGCGCTGTAGCCGAAGATGTCGAACGCGCCGCCGCGCAACACGCGCAGCTTGGCCAGCCACTTGAACGCGGTGAACATCCACGGCCCGTACTCGCGCTTGAGCGCGCGGCCTTGCGCATCCTTCTTGGCCAGCAGCGGCGGCGCCAGGTGGAAGCGCAGCGAATAGGCGCCATCGAACTGCTGCTGCAGCTGGCGCTGGAAATCGCCGCTGGTGTACAGCCGCGCCACTTCGTATTCGTCCTTGTAGGCCATCAGCTTGAACGCGTAGCGCGCCACCGCTTCGGTCAATGCGGTGGAGCCGGCGGCGGCACGCTGCTCGGCTTCGCGCACGCGTTCCACCAGCGCGGCGTAGCGCGCGGCATAGGCGGCGTCCTGGTAATCGACCAGGAACGCGCGGCGGCGCGCGATCAGTTCGTGCAGCGAGCGCGACAGGCGGGTGTCGTCCAGCGGCGCATGGCCGGGGTCGGCGGCATCGCCGGCGGCGGGCAGGTCGCGCGGCGGGCGCGCGTTGTGCGGATTGCGCGGCGCGGCGCTGGCGCCGGCCTCGTGACCTTCCCACTCGCCGGGCGGCAGCTGCTGCAGCCGTTGCGCGGCGGCTTCGGTGCCGGCGGCGACGCTGCCGGGCATGCCTGCGGCCTGCTGCACCGCGGCCAGGTCCAGCGCCGCCAGGCGGCCCCAGGCGAAGGCCTGCTGGTTCATCGCCACCGCTGCGCCATTGAGTTCGATCGCCCGCATCAGCGCGGCGTGCGACAGCGGCACCAGCCCCTGCTGCCAGGCGTAGCCGAGCATGAACAGGTTGCTGGCGATGGCGTCGCCGAGCAGTGCGGTGGCCAGTTGCGTGGCGTCGAGCAGCAAGGGCTCGCGCCCACCCAGGGCCAGGCGCACCCCGGCGACGATGTCGGCGGCGGGGAACTGCATGTCCGGATGCGTGGTGAAGGTGCCGGGCATCGCTTCGTAGGTGTTGAGCACCACCTGCGAGCGGTCGCCGCGCACCTTGGACAGCGCCCAGTAGTCGTTGACCACGACCATGTCGCAGCCCAGCACCAGGTCGGCCTCGCCGGCGGCGATGCGTACCGCGTGCAGGTCCTCGGGCTGGCGCGCCAGGCGGATATGGGTGGTGACCGCGCCACCCTTCTGCGCCAGGCCGGTCTGGTCGAGCACGCTGGCGCCCTTGCCTTCCAGGTGTCCGGCCATGCCCAGCAGCGCACCGATGGTGACCACGCCGGTGCCGCCGACGCCGGTGATCAGGATGTTCCAGGGCCGGCTCAGGTCGCTGCGGAAGGTGGGCGCCGGCAGCTGCTCCAGCAGCGCCGCGGCGTCGGCCTTGCGGCCCTTGCGCAGCGCGCCGCCATGCACGGTGACGAAGCTCGGGCAGAAGCCGGAGACG from Xanthomonas sp. DAR 34887 carries:
- a CDS encoding DUF938 domain-containing protein — translated: MNEKPYAPSCDRNRAPILQVLQRHVAERRHVLEIGSGTGQHAVHFAAALPQLTWQCSERAEHLPGIAQWLDAAALPNTPPALVLDVQQGPWPTAGYDAVFTANTLHIMGWSAVQAFFAGVGTLLADCDGGTLVVYGPFNYGGSFSSDSNRAFDAWLKARDAASGIRDFEAVAALAQAQGLVLQEDAAMPANNRCLVWRRG
- a CDS encoding NYN domain-containing protein, which codes for MKTRSRSETDDDQPRLAVLIDADNAQPSVIEGLLAEVAKYGVASVKRIYGDFTSTRMTQWKQALLKHSISPVQQFAYTSGKNATDSSLIIDAMDLLYTGRFDGFCLVSSDSDFTRLAQRLREEGPTVYGFGERKTPDAFVQACDKFIYTEVLRTEAASAEPSKPAAAVAKPARKARKTPHAAQTAKPEAPAAVAASAAAHAAPADAKAAPLSAPLKLLRQAIEEASDDQGWAGLGSVGSYLNKVRPDFDPRLYGHKKLSDLLRRLSAQFELEERGNEGGGKRIFVRSRS